A DNA window from Aminipila luticellarii contains the following coding sequences:
- a CDS encoding PaaI family thioesterase codes for MNYKVTKKQNNSARCVVCGTKNKFSLNTRFYETENGQLTCTFRTEDWHQSYPGRTHGGLSAAVLDELIGRTVCIEEPDCWGVTVELTLKYKKPVPTEANLKGVAHMTRNTRKIFEGEGQILLPDGSVAVEAWGKYMKMPVNQIAEGDFVHSEWYLLDEENDPAEIDL; via the coding sequence ATGAATTATAAGGTGACCAAAAAGCAGAATAACAGTGCAAGATGTGTAGTCTGCGGAACAAAAAACAAGTTCAGCTTAAATACAAGATTTTATGAGACGGAAAATGGACAACTGACTTGTACTTTCAGAACGGAGGACTGGCACCAGAGTTATCCCGGAAGAACTCACGGCGGGCTTTCAGCTGCCGTTTTAGATGAGCTGATAGGCAGAACTGTCTGCATCGAAGAGCCGGATTGCTGGGGAGTCACTGTTGAGCTTACTTTAAAATACAAAAAACCCGTACCAACAGAGGCCAACTTAAAAGGCGTAGCCCATATGACCAGAAATACCCGAAAGATTTTTGAGGGAGAAGGACAGATCCTGCTTCCTGATGGCAGTGTGGCAGTAGAAGCTTGGGGGAAATATATGAAAATGCCGGTGAATCAGATCGCAGAAGGCGATTTTGTCCACTCGGAATGGTATTTACTGGATGAAGAAAATGATCCGGCAGAAATAGATCTATAA
- a CDS encoding DHHW family protein, producing MRDKKAAVTGIGFVLILSCLLVLCGMIPDKAFSDNENRQLQSLPKWKISDVASGAYMKNFEAYASDQVIGRDGWVKIKNIADIVSGKKDNGSAYFGKDGYLFPMDTIDENQFKKNSDYAKTFIEKVKGMNRKINISVILAPTSQEIYKDKMPPYAPESDQGKVLKEAEECFGEMLVNPGAALSQHKNEYIYYKTDHHWTTLGAYYTYRIWAEQNQLEPLDKKDFDIETVNRNFYGTTYSKAAGYPAEPDSIQKFTNNAIEHTGMKIESLKGVKEFPSLYNEQYLNTKDKYSYFLSGNNPMTTIKGTATNGQNILVIKDSYANCFVPFITAHFQNIYVADLRYYKQSLQQFVKENNITDVLFLYNIVQYSNDRNLVYLLKE from the coding sequence ATGAGAGACAAAAAGGCGGCGGTTACCGGCATTGGGTTTGTATTAATTTTAAGTTGTCTTCTGGTGCTGTGCGGCATGATACCGGATAAAGCTTTTTCGGACAATGAAAACAGACAGCTGCAGTCCTTACCTAAATGGAAAATTTCAGATGTTGCCAGCGGTGCCTATATGAAAAATTTTGAAGCCTATGCTTCCGACCAGGTGATTGGCAGAGATGGGTGGGTAAAAATTAAAAATATAGCAGATATCGTTTCCGGGAAAAAAGACAATGGAAGTGCTTATTTTGGGAAAGACGGGTATCTGTTTCCAATGGATACTATTGATGAAAATCAGTTTAAGAAAAATTCGGATTATGCAAAGACCTTCATAGAGAAAGTGAAAGGAATGAACCGTAAGATAAATATTTCTGTTATCCTTGCACCTACGTCTCAGGAAATTTATAAAGATAAGATGCCTCCATATGCTCCGGAATCGGATCAAGGGAAGGTTTTAAAAGAAGCAGAAGAATGTTTTGGTGAAATGCTGGTCAATCCAGGCGCAGCTTTGTCTCAGCATAAAAATGAATATATTTATTATAAAACGGATCACCACTGGACAACGTTAGGAGCCTATTATACATATCGGATATGGGCAGAGCAAAATCAGTTAGAACCACTGGATAAGAAGGATTTTGACATAGAGACAGTAAATCGCAATTTCTATGGAACCACCTATTCAAAAGCAGCAGGCTATCCTGCGGAACCGGATTCGATTCAGAAATTTACCAATAACGCCATAGAGCATACAGGGATGAAAATAGAATCGTTAAAAGGTGTGAAAGAATTTCCAAGTTTATATAATGAACAATATCTGAACACAAAAGACAAGTATTCATACTTTCTGAGCGGGAACAATCCCATGACTACTATAAAAGGAACCGCTACAAACGGACAAAACATTCTTGTCATTAAAGACTCCTATGCCAACTGCTTTGTGCCGTTTATCACAGCGCATTTCCAGAACATTTATGTGGCTGATTTACGTTATTATAAACAGAGCCTGCAGCAGTTTGTAAAAGAAAACAATATAACAGATGTACTGTTTTTATATAATATAGTACAATATTCAAATGACAGAAACCTGGTGTACTTATTAAAAGAGTAA
- a CDS encoding MBOAT family O-acyltransferase codes for MVFSSISFLIYFLPVVIGLYYLAPARSKNLVLLISSLFFYAWGEPVYVFLMIFSVIFNYCFGLLLDKSLSIKGRTAAANWIFAAGVAVNLGILGFFKYAGFLADNMNLAFGTHFSAADLPLPIGISFYTFQVMTYVIDLYRRKVKVQKNFLTFATYVTLFPQLISGPIVRYETIESQLVNRRVDMELFASGVRKFIIGMGKKMLLANNIGILWDSIAKMNPAELPAGTAWLGAVAFTLQIYFDFSGYSDMAIGLARMFGFTFLENFNYPYISKSITEFWRRWHISLGTWFREYVYIPLGGNRRGAGRQMLNIFIVWALTGLWHGASWNFVLWGMYFAVILVIEKLVLGKALRRFQERFPVIGSIAAGIYTMVLVTISWVIFAIEDLDSIGDYVVSLMGLHHTGFADSYTWYLLSSNFILLILCIIGSTDAPARLWKKFYEAKLQESPLAGAVVENAGLLILFIMSFAYIVASTYKTFIYFRF; via the coding sequence ATGGTTTTTAGCAGCATTTCATTTCTGATATATTTTTTGCCTGTTGTAATTGGTTTATATTATCTGGCTCCGGCAAGATCAAAAAATTTGGTCTTGCTGATTTCGAGCCTCTTTTTTTATGCGTGGGGCGAACCGGTATATGTTTTTCTGATGATTTTTTCTGTGATTTTCAATTATTGTTTCGGCCTTTTGCTGGACAAGAGCTTGAGCATAAAAGGAAGGACTGCGGCCGCCAACTGGATTTTTGCAGCCGGTGTGGCGGTGAACCTTGGGATTTTAGGATTTTTTAAATATGCAGGCTTTTTAGCGGATAATATGAATCTGGCTTTTGGAACTCATTTTTCCGCTGCGGATTTACCTCTTCCAATCGGTATTTCTTTTTATACCTTTCAGGTCATGACGTACGTGATTGATTTGTACCGACGAAAAGTAAAGGTGCAGAAAAACTTTCTGACATTTGCCACCTATGTGACCTTGTTCCCGCAGCTTATATCGGGGCCGATTGTACGCTACGAAACCATAGAAAGTCAGCTCGTGAACAGACGTGTGGATATGGAACTCTTTGCTTCCGGTGTCCGAAAGTTTATTATAGGAATGGGAAAGAAAATGCTTCTCGCAAACAATATAGGAATTCTGTGGGACAGCATCGCAAAAATGAATCCCGCAGAATTGCCGGCAGGCACTGCATGGCTCGGGGCAGTGGCGTTTACATTGCAGATTTACTTTGACTTTTCCGGATATTCGGATATGGCCATCGGACTTGCCAGAATGTTCGGCTTTACCTTCTTAGAAAACTTTAATTACCCGTACATCTCCAAATCGATAACTGAATTTTGGCGCAGGTGGCACATTTCTCTGGGTACTTGGTTCAGAGAGTATGTATACATCCCTTTAGGGGGAAATCGCCGTGGAGCCGGACGTCAAATGCTTAATATTTTTATTGTCTGGGCCCTGACCGGTCTGTGGCATGGAGCAAGCTGGAATTTTGTCCTATGGGGAATGTATTTCGCGGTCATCCTTGTGATCGAGAAGCTGGTACTGGGAAAAGCCCTGCGAAGATTTCAAGAAAGGTTTCCTGTTATAGGCAGTATTGCTGCAGGAATCTACACCATGGTGCTTGTAACCATCAGCTGGGTCATCTTTGCCATAGAAGATTTAGATTCCATAGGGGATTATGTGGTCAGCCTAATGGGACTTCACCACACCGGATTTGCAGATAGCTATACCTGGTATTTGCTGAGCAGCAACTTCATTTTACTAATACTCTGTATCATCGGTTCAACGGATGCTCCGGCTCGATTATGGAAAAAATTTTATGAAGCCAAGCTGCAAGAAAGCCCGCTGGCAGGTGCTGTTGTAGAAAATGCAGGTCTGCTGATCTTATTTATAATGAGCTTTGCTTATATCGTTGCATCGACTTATAAAACATTTATATATTTTAGATTTTAG
- a CDS encoding DUF4358 domain-containing protein has translation MKNVRMCVVMVLAACVLLAGCGGGDVKEASGNEKVLEQADVEALGAYLVKNTEFKDYMSEVDEQIFYSLYNLNDDLVEDAVLYSSTGATAEEVAVIEAEDGKAEDVVKACEERIQAQKEGFENYVPAELDKLSRPVLKTYGNTVILMVCNDSDAAEKLIADYDGKDV, from the coding sequence ATGAAAAATGTAAGAATGTGTGTAGTAATGGTACTGGCAGCTTGTGTGCTTCTTGCCGGATGCGGCGGCGGAGATGTAAAGGAAGCATCAGGAAATGAAAAGGTTCTGGAACAGGCGGATGTAGAAGCTTTAGGTGCCTACCTGGTTAAGAACACTGAATTTAAAGATTATATGAGCGAAGTCGATGAGCAGATCTTTTACAGTCTGTACAACCTGAATGATGATCTGGTGGAGGATGCTGTTTTGTATTCAAGCACAGGTGCGACGGCAGAAGAGGTTGCTGTGATCGAGGCGGAAGACGGTAAGGCAGAAGATGTGGTAAAAGCCTGCGAAGAAAGAATTCAGGCGCAAAAGGAAGGGTTTGAAAATTACGTGCCCGCAGAACTGGATAAATTGTCGAGGCCGGTTCTAAAGACGTATGGAAACACTGTTATATTAATGGTATGTAATGACAGCGACGCAGCAGAAAAGCTGATCGCAGATTATGACGGCAAAGATGTATAG
- a CDS encoding GDSL-type esterase/lipase family protein yields MRISNKKRFKTSIIISAILLIVLVCCMLGISAAAKEHLKRQNPPMNESPVNSGLNIEEPKEDAEPASDQGKETPKAGQEGEGDKTNEKPAATETKESSKPVVKPEELPQDQLYAVYNDTLIIGDSRVEGFKLYSGVRNASYFCMKAMTIDKIEEGKTVSVNGKSLSVYDMLDAAAYDKIIVGVGLNELGWNHIETFLEDYGQLIDRIKEKQPNATIYLQAVLPVSKSKNDSDKIHNNAQVYWYNENIIKLASDKGVQFVNPAAALVDADGYLVAEATTDGVHLNAQYCKIWAEYLAELIK; encoded by the coding sequence ATGAGAATAAGCAATAAAAAAAGATTTAAAACCTCTATAATAATCAGCGCAATTTTGCTGATTGTTTTAGTTTGTTGTATGTTGGGGATCAGTGCCGCGGCGAAAGAACATTTGAAACGACAAAATCCGCCAATGAACGAGAGTCCTGTCAATTCCGGCCTAAATATAGAGGAACCGAAAGAAGATGCGGAGCCGGCTTCGGATCAGGGGAAAGAAACACCGAAAGCCGGACAAGAGGGCGAAGGAGATAAAACAAATGAAAAGCCGGCCGCTACAGAAACCAAAGAGAGCAGCAAACCGGTGGTGAAACCCGAAGAACTTCCCCAAGATCAGCTATATGCGGTATATAACGATACGCTGATTATAGGAGACTCCAGAGTGGAGGGCTTTAAGCTTTATTCCGGCGTAAGAAATGCTTCATACTTTTGTATGAAAGCTATGACCATAGATAAAATAGAAGAGGGCAAAACGGTTTCTGTTAACGGAAAGTCTCTTTCGGTGTATGATATGCTGGATGCGGCAGCTTACGATAAAATCATTGTAGGAGTGGGATTGAATGAGCTGGGCTGGAATCACATAGAAACCTTTTTAGAAGACTACGGCCAATTAATCGACCGGATCAAAGAAAAACAGCCAAACGCTACCATATATCTTCAAGCCGTACTGCCTGTTTCAAAATCAAAAAATGACAGCGATAAAATACATAATAACGCACAGGTATACTGGTATAACGAAAATATTATTAAATTGGCTTCCGATAAGGGAGTACAGTTTGTGAACCCGGCTGCAGCTCTGGTAGATGCAGATGGATATTTGGTGGCAGAGGCTACTACGGACGGAGTACATTTAAATGCTCAGTATTGTAAAATTTGGGCGGAATATTTAGCAGAGTTAATAAAATAG
- the tuf gene encoding elongation factor Tu, translating to MAKQKFERTKPHVNIGTIGHVDHGKTTLTAAITKTLNQRYGLGQKVDFDMIDKAPEERERGITISTAHVEYETPNRHYAHVDCPGHADYVKNMITGAAQMDGAILVVAATDGPMPQTREHILLSRQVGVPYIIVFLNKCDMVDDEELLDLVEMEVRELLDEYEFPGDDTPIIRGSALGALEDPAGPWGDKIIELFEAVDTYIPEPERDNSKPFIMPVEDVFSITGRGTVATGRVERGTLKVGDEVEIIGMTEERRKVVVTGIEMFRKLLDQAETGDNIGALLRGVQRNEIERGQVLCAPGTIHPHTKFTSQVYVLKKEEGGRHTPFFNGYRPQFYFRTTDVTGDLQLPEGTEMCMPGDNIQMTITLITPIAIEEGLRFAIREGGRTVGSGVVASIIE from the coding sequence ATGGCAAAGCAGAAATTTGAGAGAACAAAGCCACACGTAAATATCGGAACAATCGGTCACGTAGACCACGGTAAGACGACACTTACAGCAGCAATAACCAAGACATTGAACCAGAGATATGGATTAGGTCAGAAGGTCGACTTTGACATGATCGATAAGGCACCGGAAGAAAGAGAAAGAGGAATCACGATTTCAACAGCGCACGTTGAATATGAGACACCGAACAGACACTACGCGCACGTAGACTGTCCGGGTCATGCTGACTATGTAAAGAACATGATCACAGGAGCAGCGCAGATGGACGGAGCGATTCTGGTAGTAGCAGCAACAGACGGACCAATGCCGCAGACAAGAGAACACATCCTGTTATCCAGACAGGTAGGCGTACCATATATCATCGTATTCTTAAACAAATGCGACATGGTAGATGACGAAGAATTATTAGACTTAGTAGAAATGGAAGTAAGAGAACTTCTTGACGAATATGAATTTCCGGGAGATGACACACCGATCATCAGAGGATCCGCATTAGGAGCCTTAGAAGATCCGGCAGGTCCATGGGGAGATAAGATCATCGAACTGTTTGAAGCAGTAGATACGTATATCCCAGAACCGGAAAGAGATAACAGCAAGCCGTTCATCATGCCGGTAGAGGACGTATTCTCCATCACAGGCCGAGGAACAGTAGCAACAGGAAGAGTAGAAAGAGGAACGTTAAAGGTAGGAGATGAAGTAGAAATCATCGGAATGACCGAAGAGAGAAGAAAAGTAGTGGTAACGGGAATCGAAATGTTCAGAAAGCTGTTAGATCAGGCAGAGACCGGAGATAACATCGGAGCATTGTTAAGAGGCGTACAGAGAAATGAAATCGAAAGAGGACAGGTACTGTGTGCACCGGGAACGATTCATCCGCATACAAAGTTCACGTCACAGGTATACGTATTAAAGAAGGAAGAAGGCGGAAGACATACGCCATTCTTTAACGGATACAGACCACAGTTCTATTTCAGAACAACAGACGTAACAGGAGATCTGCAGTTACCGGAAGGAACAGAGATGTGTATGCCGGGAGATAACATCCAGATGACGATCACATTGATCACACCGATCGCAATCGAAGAAGGCTTACGATTTGCCATCAGAGAAGGCGGAAGAACAGTAGGTTCTGGCGTAGTTGCTTCTATTATCGAATAA
- the sigH gene encoding RNA polymerase sporulation sigma factor SigH, with translation MQENYNQTSDEQLAALAQAGDELAEENLIRKYKGAIKNKSRLYFVTGADAEDVMQEGMIGLFKAIRSYREGRNASFRTYAELCINRQILSAVKQAARMKYSPLNTSISIENKFFDESHEISIADTLYSSLQENPETIIIMREKMEGLESEGKSFFSELESKVLVEFLQGKSYNEIGKLMNKSPKSIDNAVQRIRKKLENHLNRG, from the coding sequence ATGCAGGAAAATTATAATCAGACGAGCGACGAACAGCTTGCAGCTTTGGCACAAGCCGGTGACGAACTGGCTGAAGAAAATCTGATTCGGAAGTATAAAGGCGCTATAAAAAATAAATCCCGCCTGTATTTTGTTACAGGTGCGGATGCCGAAGATGTTATGCAGGAAGGGATGATTGGCCTTTTCAAAGCGATTCGCAGTTATAGGGAAGGTCGGAACGCAAGCTTCCGGACTTATGCGGAGCTTTGTATAAATCGGCAGATCTTATCTGCGGTAAAACAGGCGGCCAGAATGAAATATTCTCCTTTAAATACATCTATCTCCATAGAGAACAAGTTCTTTGATGAAAGTCACGAAATAAGTATTGCAGATACTTTATATTCCAGTTTACAGGAAAACCCGGAGACGATTATCATCATGAGAGAAAAAATGGAAGGATTGGAGAGTGAGGGGAAAAGCTTTTTCAGCGAATTAGAGAGCAAGGTCTTAGTAGAATTTCTTCAAGGAAAAAGTTATAATGAAATCGGCAAGTTAATGAATAAATCGCCGAAATCAATAGACAATGCGGTTCAGCGCATCAGAAAAAAATTAGAAAATCATTTAAATAGAGGCTAA
- the rlmB gene encoding 23S rRNA (guanosine(2251)-2'-O)-methyltransferase RlmB, protein MESENTNKNIIVGRNPVLEALRNDREIEKILVGKGAEGSIKKIVGMAKDKKIPVTMADKPILDRLANGSPHQGVAAYVSSYGYCDVEDILQIAKERGEAPFIILLDNLEDPHNLGAIMRTAEVCGAHGIVIPKRRSVGITDVVVKASAGAVEYVACAKVSNLAQTIDELKEKGIWIYACDMDGEPYYKTDLRGAAAVVIGSEGHGISRLVKEKCDFVVSIPMAGKITSLNASNAAAVLMCEVRKQRDAGKL, encoded by the coding sequence TTGGAATCAGAAAACACGAATAAGAATATTATTGTAGGCAGAAATCCGGTTTTGGAAGCATTGCGAAATGACAGGGAAATTGAAAAGATTCTGGTAGGGAAAGGAGCCGAAGGTTCCATCAAGAAAATTGTCGGCATGGCAAAGGATAAAAAGATTCCTGTTACCATGGCGGATAAACCCATTTTGGACAGGCTGGCCAACGGGAGCCCTCATCAGGGCGTGGCTGCTTATGTTTCCTCCTATGGCTACTGCGATGTAGAGGATATTCTCCAGATAGCAAAAGAGCGGGGGGAAGCTCCTTTCATAATCCTTTTAGACAATTTGGAAGATCCCCACAATTTGGGAGCGATCATGCGTACGGCGGAGGTCTGCGGTGCTCATGGAATCGTCATACCGAAGAGAAGGTCTGTGGGCATTACGGATGTGGTCGTTAAGGCCTCTGCCGGTGCGGTAGAATATGTTGCCTGTGCTAAGGTTTCTAATCTTGCACAGACGATAGATGAATTAAAAGAAAAAGGGATATGGATCTATGCCTGTGATATGGACGGGGAACCGTATTACAAAACAGATTTAAGGGGGGCGGCAGCTGTTGTGATCGGCAGTGAAGGCCATGGCATAAGCCGGCTTGTAAAAGAGAAGTGCGACTTTGTTGTATCCATACCGATGGCCGGTAAAATTACGTCACTGAATGCCTCTAACGCTGCTGCGGTTTTAATGTGCGAGGTAAGAAAACAAAGAGATGCAGGAAAATTATAA
- a CDS encoding dihydrofolate reductase: MKMIAAADNKWGIGKDNELLVHIPGDLKYFKEKTMGKVVVMGRKTLESLPGQRPLPGRTNIVLSSNKDYPAGCSVCHSKEELFKELEKYDSDDIYVIGGAKVYADLFDDCDTYFITKILKTFPADRYFNNLDECKEVSLVWESDMQESNGLEYKFTEYRRK; this comes from the coding sequence ATGAAGATGATTGCAGCGGCAGATAATAAGTGGGGTATCGGTAAAGACAATGAATTACTGGTGCATATTCCGGGGGATTTAAAGTATTTTAAAGAGAAGACCATGGGAAAAGTAGTTGTAATGGGCAGAAAAACGCTGGAATCATTACCGGGTCAAAGACCTTTACCGGGGCGGACTAATATTGTTCTTTCCTCAAATAAGGATTATCCTGCGGGATGCAGCGTATGTCATTCCAAAGAGGAACTCTTTAAAGAGCTTGAGAAATATGATTCGGATGATATTTATGTCATCGGAGGAGCTAAGGTTTATGCAGATCTGTTCGATGACTGCGATACCTATTTTATAACGAAAATTTTGAAAACCTTTCCGGCAGATCGGTACTTCAACAATCTGGATGAGTGCAAAGAAGTAAGTCTGGTCTGGGAGAGTGATATGCAGGAATCCAATGGACTGGAATATAAATTTACGGAGTACAGGAGAAAATAG
- the thyA gene encoding thymidylate synthase, with product MSKADVLFVNMCKDILENGYSSEGQIVRAKWEDGTPAHTIKRFGVVNRYNLQEEFPALTLRPTAIKSAFDELLWIWQRKSNRISDLNSHIWDEWADEQGTIGKAYGYQLGKKYKFAQGVMDQVDNVIWQLKNTPYSRRILTNIFNFDDLTEMNLEPCAYSMTFNVTGNKLNAVLNQRSQDILAANNWNVVQYSILVHMMAQVCGFEAGEFVHVIADAHIYDRHVPVIKELIERPQFPAPTFSLNPEIKDFYQFTVDDIKIEDYQKNPQIKNIPIAV from the coding sequence ATGAGTAAAGCCGATGTATTATTTGTAAATATGTGTAAAGACATATTGGAAAATGGATATTCCTCAGAAGGGCAGATCGTCCGGGCAAAATGGGAGGACGGAACGCCTGCGCATACCATTAAACGGTTCGGAGTGGTAAACAGATATAACCTTCAGGAAGAATTTCCGGCCTTGACGTTGAGGCCTACGGCCATTAAATCTGCTTTTGATGAATTGCTCTGGATTTGGCAGAGAAAATCAAACCGGATTTCAGATCTGAACAGCCACATCTGGGATGAATGGGCGGATGAGCAGGGAACCATCGGAAAGGCTTACGGATACCAGTTGGGCAAGAAATATAAATTTGCTCAAGGGGTAATGGATCAAGTGGATAATGTGATCTGGCAGCTGAAAAATACGCCGTATTCTAGACGGATTCTTACGAATATCTTTAATTTTGATGATTTAACGGAAATGAATCTGGAACCGTGTGCGTACAGCATGACCTTTAACGTGACAGGAAATAAGTTAAACGCTGTTTTGAATCAGCGCTCTCAGGATATTTTGGCGGCAAATAACTGGAATGTGGTTCAGTATTCCATCTTAGTTCATATGATGGCTCAGGTGTGTGGTTTTGAGGCCGGAGAATTCGTCCATGTCATAGCGGATGCACATATTTATGATAGGCATGTGCCGGTGATAAAAGAGCTGATTGAAAGGCCGCAGTTTCCGGCTCCTACCTTTTCATTAAATCCAGAGATCAAAGATTTCTATCAGTTTACTGTAGATGATATCAAGATTGAAGATTACCAAAAGAATCCACAGATCAAAAATATTCCCATTGCAGTATAA
- a CDS encoding Mini-ribonuclease 3 yields MDRSKMNTTALAYIGDAVYEVYVRKYVLEKDAVNVNKQNKLAVRFVRAEGQALAIKKLMDSLPENELALVKRARNKKITSKPQNADAVTYKLATAFEALVGFLYLSEQTKRLEEIIHQAVELIDAAEFDDVRKKIKK; encoded by the coding sequence ATGGATAGAAGTAAAATGAACACAACGGCGCTGGCCTATATAGGGGATGCGGTCTATGAAGTGTATGTGCGTAAGTACGTTTTGGAAAAGGATGCAGTCAACGTAAATAAGCAGAATAAATTGGCGGTTCGATTTGTTCGGGCAGAGGGACAAGCTCTGGCCATAAAAAAATTAATGGACTCCTTGCCGGAGAACGAGCTGGCTTTGGTCAAGCGTGCCAGAAACAAAAAAATTACCTCAAAGCCGCAGAATGCGGATGCCGTTACCTATAAACTGGCAACTGCATTTGAAGCGTTGGTGGGTTTTTTGTACTTATCAGAGCAGACGAAAAGGTTGGAGGAGATTATTCATCAGGCCGTGGAGCTGATTGATGCGGCAGAGTTTGATGATGTCAGAAAAAAGATAAAAAAATAG
- the cysS gene encoding cysteine--tRNA ligase, whose product MKIYNTLTRKKEEFVPIDENEIKIYVCGPTVYNYFHIGNARPFVVFDTLRRYLEYKGKNVKFVQNFTDVDDKIINRAKEEGISPGEVSEKYIQEYFKDAAALNVKKASVHPKVTETMDDIIQFVEDLIKKGYAYEVDGDVYYSTRKFKEYGKLSKQNIEDLESGARIEVGEKKQDPLDFALWKARKSEDEIAWESPWGMGRPGWHIECSAMSKKFLGETIDIHAGGQDLSFPHHENEIAQSEAHNGKPFAHYWMHNGYITIDNEKMSKSKGNFFTVRDILAKYSGEVMRFFLLSGHYRNPINFSDALMEQAKNGLARMQNAKSNLKHLMETGTDTMTDAEQEAVAGFDQYRQGFIDSMEDDLNTADAITAVFELISFINTTVKDGASKEFAKKAFDVLIELTGVLGLLQQEEDDEVDSEIQALVDERQEARKNKNFARADEIRDILKARGIALKDTPQGVQIIKE is encoded by the coding sequence ATGAAAATATATAATACATTAACGAGAAAAAAAGAGGAATTTGTTCCGATTGATGAAAATGAGATCAAGATATATGTTTGTGGACCGACAGTGTATAATTACTTCCACATAGGAAATGCGAGACCTTTTGTAGTGTTTGATACCCTGAGAAGATACTTGGAGTATAAGGGTAAAAATGTAAAATTTGTTCAAAATTTTACAGATGTTGATGACAAGATTATTAATAGAGCGAAAGAAGAGGGCATAAGTCCGGGAGAAGTAAGCGAAAAATATATTCAGGAGTATTTTAAGGATGCTGCTGCTCTGAATGTCAAAAAAGCTTCCGTACACCCTAAAGTAACGGAAACAATGGATGACATCATTCAATTTGTTGAAGATTTAATAAAAAAAGGATATGCGTATGAAGTGGATGGAGACGTATATTATAGTACAAGAAAATTTAAAGAGTATGGTAAGCTTTCCAAGCAGAATATAGAAGATCTGGAATCCGGTGCGAGAATTGAAGTCGGTGAAAAGAAGCAGGATCCCCTTGATTTTGCTCTTTGGAAGGCAAGAAAGTCGGAGGATGAAATCGCATGGGAATCCCCATGGGGCATGGGAAGACCGGGCTGGCACATTGAATGCTCCGCCATGTCCAAAAAGTTTTTAGGAGAAACGATTGATATTCATGCAGGCGGACAGGATCTGTCCTTCCCGCATCATGAAAATGAGATCGCTCAGTCAGAAGCGCACAACGGCAAACCGTTTGCCCATTACTGGATGCACAACGGATATATCACCATTGACAATGAAAAAATGTCCAAGTCAAAAGGAAATTTCTTTACGGTAAGAGACATTCTGGCTAAATACAGCGGAGAAGTTATGCGGTTTTTCCTGCTGTCCGGACATTACAGAAATCCGATCAACTTTAGTGATGCCCTGATGGAACAGGCAAAGAATGGCCTGGCAAGGATGCAAAATGCCAAGTCCAACTTAAAGCATTTAATGGAAACCGGCACAGACACCATGACGGATGCGGAGCAGGAAGCTGTTGCAGGCTTTGACCAATACAGGCAGGGATTTATTGACTCTATGGAGGATGACTTGAATACAGCAGATGCAATAACCGCTGTGTTTGAGCTGATTTCTTTTATTAATACTACCGTTAAGGACGGAGCATCTAAGGAATTTGCAAAGAAGGCGTTTGATGTATTAATCGAACTGACTGGTGTTCTGGGCTTACTGCAGCAGGAAGAGGATGACGAGGTGGATTCCGAAATCCAAGCTTTAGTAGATGAAAGACAGGAAGCCAGAAAGAACAAGAATTTTGCGAGAGCAGATGAAATCCGGGATATTTTAAAAGCAAGGGGCATTGCTTTGAAAGATACGCCTCAAGGTGTACAGATTATAAAGGAATAA